The genomic region CAGAACTGCGTCGACGAGTGGGACCCTCCCCAGCACCACCTGCCGGCCGCGGACGGCTACCGCGAGGCCGTGCTGGCCGGCCTCGGTTGGGGTGTGCTGCCGGATGCCCAGGCCGTCCGTGCGGTGGCAGACGGCTCAGTCGTCCGGCTGGATCAGCCGGCCCTGGAGGTTCCGTTGTACTGGCAGGTGTGGAACCTGCACACCGACCGGATCGATGCGCTGACCCGACAGATCCGCGAGGCCGCCCGGGCTCGGCTGGCTACCCCGGCCGGCAGCCGCATCCGGACGGATCGGACCATTGGCAGATCAGACAACTGACAACAAAACCGCAGGTGGGCGGTATGAAACCGATTGCTCGGGGCATCTTCTGACAGTCGTCAGCGGGTCAGGGCACCGCGTCGGGAACCCAACATGGGCAGCGCCGTCGCCCCTGACCTGCGACGGGCCGCTCGTCGTCAAAAATTCATGTAGGTGGCTGTCAACGGGGCGCGGAGTTACGCAACAAAGTGAACGGTGACTTACTGCATTCGATTCTCTACCCTCACTCGAGTGACACCTTGGACGCAGCCGCTCCGTATCCTGCACCTGTCGGACACCCACCTGTTCGGTGACGACACGCTGCATCACGGCATCGTGGACACCACCGCCGCCCTGCAGCGGGTGCTCGCCCGGGCAGACACTCTCGAAGACCTCGATCTGGTCGTCGTGACCGGCGATCTGGGTGAGGACGGCAGCGTCGGTTCCTACCGCAAGCTCGTCGCCCTGATCGAGCCGTTCGCCGCCCGGCACGGGGCCAGGGCGTTCTATGTGATGGGAAACCATGACGATCGGGCGGCTTTCGAGCAGATCGTCGGACCCCGGGACGGCACCGACGTGGTACGCGGCTTCGGCATCGTGCGGCTCGACAGTTCCGTGCCCGGTTTCGGGTACGGCGAGGTGAACCCCGACAAACTCGACCGGCTGGTCGAATCGCTGATGTTCTCTGAATCCGACCAGGGCACGGTCGTACTGGTGCACCATCCACCGATCCCCGCATTGACCCACCTGCTGGCCTCCCTGGAACTGCAGTACCCGCAGCTGTTGCTCGACATCTGCGCGGCCGGTGGTGTGCGCCTGGTGCTCTGCGGCCACTACCACCACCCGCTCACCACGTTGGCCCGCGGCGTCACCGTCTCGGTCGGTCCCGCAGTCGCCGAGACCTGCGACATCACCGTCCGCCGTGGACGCCACCGCAGTGTCGTGGGATCGGCCTGCGCACTCGTCGAGATCCCCGCTGTCGGACAGGGCGATCCACGGGTCACCGTGATCAACGCCCCGTCCGACCGCGACGGCGAGATCGTCTTCGAGTTCGACGAGGCCCAGGTGGCAGCGATCGCGGCCCAGGCCGGCCCACCGGGCGCGAACGCCGCCTGAGTCAGGACCCTGCGGCCCGCCCTGGCTCGACGCCGGCGGAACTCCCGCACCCCGACCCGAACGCTGGCGGAACATCCCAACGCCGGCAGCACTCCGCCGGCGTTCTGAGGTTGCGCCGGCGTTCCGAGCCAAAGGGGCTGCGCTCCGGATCGCGGTCAGCGCAGCGTACTGTGGCGCTCGGCGCCCATCGCCCGGCGGCTGCGACCGGTGACCGCGCTGAACAGCCAGATGCCGCCGGCGATCAGGCCGACCCAGAACACCGCTCCTACCAGGAACTTGAAGATCAGCCCCAGCAGTCCGAGGGCGATCCAGGCAACCACGACGATGCCGGCGACCTTGAGGATCTTGTCCATCGAGCTCATCTCCTTGATGTCGGCGGCGAGCCAGTCCCGCGCCGATCTGACTCCAGAGTGCTCGGCGGAAGGTGTTGGGGCATCAGGGATCGACCCTGAACTCTCCGCTCGGGGTGGGTCAGGGTCCCGTCACCGCGGGACCAGGGAACCGAACAGGAACTGAAGCCGGCACCGGCCGCGCTGGTGGTCCCGATGGTGGCGGTGACCGGCACCGAGGACCACCCGTAGGTGGAGTTGAACGCACGCAGCTCGAACCGGCCGGTACCGAACAGGCTCAGAAAGGCGCCCGGCACCGTGAAGGACGTCTGCCCGGCCGCGATTGCCGAGCGACGACGCTCTGGAATCCGTACGGGTTCAGGTCACCCGGGGCTACCGACAACGCGACCGAGCGGGTCCAGCGTTCTACGATCCGCCCTACCGGGTGAGATATTCACCCAGGACTGCAGGGGTGGCTGCGACATCCATGTCCGACCCGGCGAACGAGAACCGGACGAAGCGGTGCCCGCGCCGCAGATCGAAGTCGATCCCAGGGGCGATGGCGACCCCGGTGTCGGCCAACAGCCGGCTGACCCAGACTGCACTGTCGTCCGTCAGGTGGGAGACGTCCGCATAGACGTAGAACGCGCCGTCAGGGGGCGCGACGTCCGTGATGCCGACGGAAGCGAGCCCGTCGATCAGGATCCGACGGTTCGCCGCGTACCGCTGCACGTGGGCGTCACACTCAGCGATCGCGTCCAGCGCGCCCAGTGCCGCGATCTGCGAGATCGCCGGTGGACAGATCGAGAGGTTGCCGGCCAACGCATCTACCGCCGTCCGCAGATCCTCCGGCACCAGCAGCCAGCCGATCCGCCAGCCCGTCATCGAGAAGTACTTGGAGAAGGAGTTGACGACGATGCCCGACCGATCGGTCGTCCACGCACACGACTGTTGACGAGTGCCGTAGGTGATGCCGTGGTAGATCTCGTCGGAGATCAGCCGGATCCCCCTGGCCGCGCAGAATGCGGCCAGTGCGGCGACCTCGTCCGGCGCCAACATCGAGCCGGTCGGGTTCGCCGGCGAGGCGATGATGAGGCCGTCGATGCGCTGCCCCTGCGCCAACCGCTGCTCCAGCATCGCGACCGTCGGCTGGTAGCGGGTCTGCGGCCCGCAGGGCAGATCGAGCACCTCGCAGCCCAACGCCTGCAACGTGTTCCGGTAGGCGGGGTAGCCCGGCGAGACCACCGCGACGACGTCGCCGACGTCGAACGCGGACAGGAACGACAGGATGAACCCGGACGACGACCCGGTGGTGACGAACACCGACGCGGGGTCGACCACCAGGTCGTACCGGTCGCGGTACAGCGCGGCGATGCCTTCCCGGAGGGCCGGGATGCCCGGGGTCGGGGTGTAGCCCAGGACCTGGCTCTCGAGCGACTCGTGCACCAGAGCCCTGGCAGCGCTCGGTGCCGGGGTCGACGGTTGACCGGCGGTGAGATCGTAGGTCGCCGCACCGGTCGCCCGACGGGCACTCGCGGCCGCCAGCACCTGCATCACCCGGAACGGGTCGACGGAGCTGCGGGCGCTGGGTCCTCTGCCGACCACGGGTGCGCCGGTCAGCGGGCGGACGAGCGCACCGGTTCGGTCACACCGCTCGGGTCGCCGGGCGCCGGAGTGCTCCCGGACTCGACGACCGCGGGCTGCCCACCCTCGGTCGCAGTGCGCTTCACGCCCAACGGCGAGCGGGGCATCAGGCTGCCGACCGGCTGGGCGCGGTGCAGGGCCTGCTCCTCGTTCAGCGGGATGTACTCGTCCCGTCCGAAGCGCATCTTCTTGGTGTGTTCCAGGGTGTCCTCGATCAACATCCTGTTGGTACGGATGAGGTCGGCGGTGATGCCGATGACGAGCATCAGGATGGCCAGCACGATGCTCACGGCGCCGACGATCACCGACTGCACGTGCTGGCCGGGGTTGGTCTGGAACTGCAGGATCAGGAACCGACCGAGCAGGATGATGCCGAGGGCACCGAAGATCCCGCCGAACAGGGAGAAGATCGCCCACGGCTTGTACATGATGTACGCCCGGATGATGGCACCGGCCGACTTCATCATGTGCTCGCGCATCGACTTGAACAGTCGGGATTCGCGGGTCTTCGGGTTCGTCCGGATCGGGACGCTCACGATCTTCAGCTTCTTGTTGCCCGCCTGGATGATCGTCTCCATGCAGTAGCTGAAGCGGGTGATCGTGTTGAGCAGCATCAGGCTGTCGCGCGAGTAGGCACGGAAGCCGGACGCGGCGTCCGGGAGCTTGGTCCCGGCAGCCATGTTGACGACGTCGCTGCCGAACTTCTGCATCCGCTTCTTGAAGCCGGAGAAGTGCTCGATCTCGGCCGTCTGCCGGTCACCGATGGTGATCTCGGCGCGGCCCTCGAGGATCGGCCGGACCAGCTCCCCGATCATCTCCTGCGGGTACTGGTTGTCGCCATCGGTGTTCACCACGATGTCGGCGCCGAGCTCCAGCGCGCGCTGCACGCCGTCGTGGAAGGACCGGCCCAGGCCGCGGTTGCGGGCGTGCCGGACGAAGTGGGTGACGCCGTGCTCCCTGGCCACCTCGACAGTGCGATCGGACGAACCGTCGTCGATCACCAGGATGATGATGTCGTCGATCCCGTCGATCTGCTTCGGGATGGTGGAGAGCACCATCGGGAGCGTCTCTTCCTCGTTCAGACACGGAATCTGCACGACCAGGCGCACGGGATGACCTTCTTCTTCTCGGGTGACTGCCGACCGGACGGCGCTCATGCTCGTCGCCGAGCCCCTCGCGCACCACTGATCAACAGCGGCGCCAGCGGCCGAACGACGACCATGCACGCTTGCGTTCGCCCGTCAGGATACGCCGGATGCGGACGGATCCCGCTCAGCCGACGACTCAGCGCGGGGTGTGCGTCGCTCC from Nakamurella sp. A5-74 harbors:
- a CDS encoding metallophosphoesterase, which gives rise to MTPWTQPLRILHLSDTHLFGDDTLHHGIVDTTAALQRVLARADTLEDLDLVVVTGDLGEDGSVGSYRKLVALIEPFAARHGARAFYVMGNHDDRAAFEQIVGPRDGTDVVRGFGIVRLDSSVPGFGYGEVNPDKLDRLVESLMFSESDQGTVVLVHHPPIPALTHLLASLELQYPQLLLDICAAGGVRLVLCGHYHHPLTTLARGVTVSVGPAVAETCDITVRRGRHRSVVGSACALVEIPAVGQGDPRVTVINAPSDRDGEIVFEFDEAQVAAIAAQAGPPGANAA
- a CDS encoding aminotransferase class I/II-fold pyridoxal phosphate-dependent enzyme, with the translated sequence MVGRGPSARSSVDPFRVMQVLAAASARRATGAATYDLTAGQPSTPAPSAARALVHESLESQVLGYTPTPGIPALREGIAALYRDRYDLVVDPASVFVTTGSSSGFILSFLSAFDVGDVVAVVSPGYPAYRNTLQALGCEVLDLPCGPQTRYQPTVAMLEQRLAQGQRIDGLIIASPANPTGSMLAPDEVAALAAFCAARGIRLISDEIYHGITYGTRQQSCAWTTDRSGIVVNSFSKYFSMTGWRIGWLLVPEDLRTAVDALAGNLSICPPAISQIAALGALDAIAECDAHVQRYAANRRILIDGLASVGITDVAPPDGAFYVYADVSHLTDDSAVWVSRLLADTGVAIAPGIDFDLRRGHRFVRFSFAGSDMDVAATPAVLGEYLTR
- a CDS encoding glycosyltransferase; translated protein: MRLVVQIPCLNEEETLPMVLSTIPKQIDGIDDIIILVIDDGSSDRTVEVAREHGVTHFVRHARNRGLGRSFHDGVQRALELGADIVVNTDGDNQYPQEMIGELVRPILEGRAEITIGDRQTAEIEHFSGFKKRMQKFGSDVVNMAAGTKLPDAASGFRAYSRDSLMLLNTITRFSYCMETIIQAGNKKLKIVSVPIRTNPKTRESRLFKSMREHMMKSAGAIIRAYIMYKPWAIFSLFGGIFGALGIILLGRFLILQFQTNPGQHVQSVIVGAVSIVLAILMLVIGITADLIRTNRMLIEDTLEHTKKMRFGRDEYIPLNEEQALHRAQPVGSLMPRSPLGVKRTATEGGQPAVVESGSTPAPGDPSGVTEPVRSSAR